A region from the Geobacter benzoatilyticus genome encodes:
- a CDS encoding electron transfer flavoprotein subunit beta/FixA family protein, translated as MLAIACIKQVPDTTQVQIDPATNTLVREGIPFIVNPYDTHALEESLRMKDRFGFRAVALSMGPPNAEAALRKALCLGADDAILCSDRCFGGADTLSTSNVLAAAIAKIGQESGEEVGIVFCGKQTIDGDTAQVGPGIAVRLGFTQLTLVDRIEHLDVPARRIRVRRKLEGRYEIVEAPLPVMITVVRELNRPRYPSVPMRLAARKAPVTVWGNDMLQLDVNSVGLKGSPTWVSRIFSPERDKGEIIGDGIGDPEGTARLLIEQLLAKDMLAA; from the coding sequence ATGCTTGCCATAGCCTGCATCAAACAGGTGCCCGACACGACCCAGGTCCAGATCGACCCCGCCACCAACACCCTGGTGCGCGAGGGTATTCCGTTCATCGTCAACCCCTACGATACCCACGCCCTGGAGGAGAGCCTGCGGATGAAAGACCGTTTCGGCTTCCGGGCCGTGGCCCTCTCCATGGGGCCCCCCAACGCCGAGGCGGCGCTCCGCAAGGCCCTCTGCCTGGGGGCCGATGACGCCATCCTCTGCTCCGACCGCTGCTTCGGCGGCGCCGACACCCTCTCCACCAGCAACGTGCTGGCCGCGGCAATCGCGAAGATCGGCCAGGAGAGCGGCGAGGAGGTGGGGATTGTGTTCTGCGGCAAGCAGACCATCGACGGCGACACGGCCCAGGTGGGCCCCGGCATCGCCGTGCGCCTCGGCTTCACCCAGCTGACCCTCGTGGACCGCATCGAGCACCTGGATGTTCCCGCCCGGCGAATCAGGGTGCGGCGCAAGCTGGAAGGGCGCTACGAGATCGTGGAGGCGCCCCTGCCGGTCATGATTACGGTGGTGCGGGAGCTGAACCGACCCCGCTACCCCAGCGTTCCCATGCGGCTCGCGGCCCGGAAGGCCCCGGTGACGGTCTGGGGCAACGACATGCTCCAACTGGACGTGAACAGCGTGGGCCTCAAGGGATCCCCCACCTGGGTGAGCCGGATTTTTTCGCCCGAGCGGGACAAGGGGGAGATCATCGGCGACGGGATCGGCGACCCGGAGGGGACCGCGCGGCTTCTGATCGAACAGCTGCTGGCCAAGGACATGCTGGCGGCGTGA
- a CDS encoding ribbon-helix-helix protein, CopG family — protein MGKTLYETARPTVISVRVADDQMEVIRRLMEKKKMSASDIMREAFHVLVENAERKRMDAIRAAAVKYTGARVDAALDAHQCA, from the coding sequence ATGGGAAAGACCCTTTATGAAACTGCCCGGCCGACGGTCATATCGGTTCGGGTTGCCGACGATCAGATGGAGGTGATCCGGCGGCTCATGGAAAAGAAGAAGATGAGCGCCTCCGACATCATGCGCGAGGCGTTCCACGTTTTAGTGGAAAATGCGGAGCGGAAGCGGATGGACGCCATCCGGGCCGCGGCCGTGAAATATACCGGGGCGCGGGTGGATGCTGCGCTCGACGCGCACCAGTGCGCCTGA
- the moaA gene encoding GTP 3',8-cyclase MoaA — MGTIDSFGRRITYLRLSVTDRCNLRCRYCMPAEGIPKLRHGETLNYEELLRVSREAVALGIEKIRITGGEPLVRKGIVEFAGRLARLSGLRELVMTTNGLLLEELARPLRQAGVRRLNISLDSLRPETFSFITRGGDLRKALHGIAAAEAAGFPPVKINMVVMGGINDDEVVDFAALTLDRPWTVRFIEYMPTLRDEGWRSQCVPGSEILERIGRRYPLMPLVSSEMAGPARNFRIRGAAGAIGIITPVSGHFCDQCNRIRVTAAGVARGCLFSEYGIDLRPLLAAGDDLLLRERLRSLIFGKPGRHHLGEEADGDGMVAMSRIGG, encoded by the coding sequence ATGGGTACCATTGATTCGTTCGGCAGACGCATTACCTATCTCAGGCTTTCCGTTACGGACCGCTGCAACCTCCGGTGCCGCTACTGCATGCCGGCGGAGGGTATCCCCAAGCTCCGCCACGGCGAGACCTTGAACTACGAGGAGCTGCTTCGCGTATCCCGCGAGGCGGTAGCCCTCGGCATAGAAAAGATACGGATCACCGGCGGTGAGCCCCTGGTGAGGAAGGGGATAGTCGAGTTTGCCGGCCGCCTTGCCCGGCTCTCCGGTCTCCGGGAGCTTGTCATGACCACCAACGGCCTGCTGCTTGAGGAGCTGGCGCGGCCGCTGCGGCAGGCAGGGGTCCGGCGTTTGAACATAAGCCTCGATTCGCTCCGGCCCGAGACTTTCTCCTTCATCACCCGTGGCGGAGATCTCCGGAAGGCGCTCCATGGGATAGCCGCCGCGGAAGCGGCAGGCTTTCCTCCCGTAAAAATCAACATGGTGGTAATGGGGGGGATCAACGACGACGAAGTGGTCGATTTCGCCGCCCTGACCCTGGACCGGCCCTGGACGGTCCGCTTCATCGAATACATGCCGACCCTCCGGGATGAGGGATGGCGCTCGCAGTGCGTTCCGGGGAGCGAGATCCTTGAGCGGATCGGCCGCCGGTATCCGCTGATGCCCCTCGTGAGTTCAGAGATGGCCGGCCCGGCCAGAAATTTCAGGATACGCGGCGCCGCCGGCGCCATCGGGATCATCACTCCCGTTTCCGGACACTTCTGCGACCAGTGCAACCGGATCCGGGTAACTGCGGCAGGGGTTGCGCGGGGATGCCTCTTCTCGGAATACGGCATCGATCTACGCCCCCTGCTGGCCGCCGGCGATGATCTCCTGCTGCGGGAGCGGCTCCGGTCTCTGATTTTCGGCAAGCCCGGCAGGCATCATCTGGGGGAAGAGGCTGATGGGGACGGCATGGTGGCCATGTCGCGGATTGGCGGTTAG